In a single window of the Pseudodesulfovibrio profundus genome:
- a CDS encoding restriction endonuclease subunit S, whose product MSSENIPVGWLTTYVGELVAPKVEKGAPNGDDDFCYIDISSVDNQTKKITAPKLIEVKKAPSRARQHIQRNDVLVSMTRPNLNAVALVANKYDGAIASTGFDVLRPIEIDPRWLFSHVRSRRFVEEMSLLVQGALYPAVKSKEVRSNSIPLPPLGEQRRIADKIDVLQTKSRIAREALEATKPLLDKFRQSVLAAAFRGDLTAEWRKQNPDVTPADKVVSVQEEKRTGKFKIRGKNKWESVLELPQLPNGWAWIHNFRLAQDKLNAICAGPFGTIFKAKDFRDEGVPIIFLRHVKMEGFNQNKPNFMDPDVWEEFHQPYSINGGELLVTKLGDPPGESCIYPNDCGVSMVTPDVIKMDVDEGCCFTEYLMHFFNSPTSKGLIKELAFGATRLRINIPMFRYFPIPLAPVEEQAEIVRLLRQQFKLLDSIENKILEGSSSLDSLDQSILAKAFRGELVPQDPNDEPASVLLERIKTEREAAKGKKKRRRKKG is encoded by the coding sequence ATGTCGAGCGAAAATATTCCAGTCGGATGGCTTACGACTTATGTCGGTGAGTTAGTTGCTCCAAAAGTTGAAAAAGGTGCTCCCAATGGGGACGATGACTTTTGTTATATAGATATTTCAAGCGTTGATAACCAAACAAAAAAAATCACTGCGCCCAAGCTGATTGAGGTGAAAAAAGCTCCCAGTAGAGCAAGGCAGCATATTCAAAGAAATGATGTTCTTGTATCGATGACTCGACCAAATTTGAATGCCGTAGCGCTTGTTGCGAATAAGTATGATGGGGCTATTGCGTCCACTGGTTTTGATGTACTTAGGCCCATAGAAATCGATCCACGCTGGCTTTTCTCACATGTAAGGTCAAGGCGATTCGTTGAAGAAATGTCTTTGTTGGTGCAGGGAGCGTTGTATCCTGCTGTAAAATCAAAAGAAGTCCGTTCGAACTCTATCCCTCTTCCTCCTCTTGGTGAACAACGCCGCATCGCTGACAAGATTGACGTTTTGCAAACCAAGAGCCGCATTGCTCGTGAAGCTCTGGAGGCCACCAAGCCGTTGCTGGATAAGTTCCGGCAGTCCGTCCTCGCCGCCGCTTTCCGTGGCGACTTGACTGCAGAGTGGCGCAAACAGAATCCCGATGTCACGCCTGCAGATAAGGTTGTTTCTGTCCAAGAGGAAAAGCGAACTGGCAAGTTTAAAATAAGAGGTAAGAATAAATGGGAGTCAGTGCTGGAGCTTCCTCAGTTACCTAACGGGTGGGCATGGATTCATAATTTTCGTCTTGCTCAAGACAAATTAAATGCCATTTGTGCAGGCCCATTCGGTACAATATTCAAGGCAAAAGATTTTCGTGATGAAGGAGTGCCGATCATTTTTCTTCGGCATGTTAAGATGGAGGGCTTCAATCAAAACAAGCCTAACTTTATGGACCCAGATGTTTGGGAGGAGTTTCACCAGCCATACAGCATTAATGGCGGCGAGTTGCTTGTAACGAAGCTTGGAGACCCTCCAGGTGAAAGCTGTATTTATCCTAACGATTGTGGTGTTTCCATGGTCACGCCGGATGTTATTAAGATGGATGTTGATGAGGGCTGCTGCTTCACCGAATATTTGATGCACTTTTTCAATTCCCCTACAAGCAAGGGACTGATTAAGGAGCTCGCTTTTGGTGCAACAAGATTACGCATCAATATTCCGATGTTCAGATACTTCCCGATTCCTTTAGCTCCGGTAGAGGAGCAGGCCGAGATCGTGCGCTTGCTTCGACAGCAATTCAAGCTTTTGGATTCAATTGAGAATAAAATTCTAGAAGGGAGTAGCTCGCTCGATTCTCTCGACCAATCCATCCTCGCCAAAGCCTTCCGAGGCGAACTCGTCCCCCAAGATCCAAACGACGAACCCGCATCGGTGCTGCTGGAGCGGATCAAGACTGAGCGGGAAGCGGCCAAGGGTAAGAAGAAAAGAAGACGAAAGAAAGGATAG
- a CDS encoding potassium channel family protein produces MRDHLKRIIPGWIELSRVVASPTLLLAKLGKYYFNKEKFLKAWSLGFWLLAFVLLSKQVFAPTRLPFDDEALLYWCWQHLINGLPMPALMLFLPLCRCNEIVSAFIRDAFEKLPDREGNYSKANRDEIGMKQRLDQALLSFLELIMNFAILYTLLPKESWHSSHIERPLSVVDGVYYSVVTITTLGYGDLAPKSTFAKFLSVYEVLSGIVLLVVCLGVYLAYAGQVKKEIATDIKK; encoded by the coding sequence ATGAGGGATCATCTTAAAAGAATCATACCTGGTTGGATCGAACTTTCCAGGGTAGTCGCTTCACCAACTCTTCTTTTGGCTAAGTTGGGAAAGTACTATTTTAACAAAGAAAAATTTCTTAAGGCCTGGTCTCTGGGGTTTTGGTTACTGGCTTTTGTGCTCCTATCTAAGCAGGTCTTTGCTCCTACTCGCCTTCCTTTTGATGATGAAGCTCTGCTTTATTGGTGCTGGCAACACCTTATCAATGGTCTTCCTATGCCAGCTTTGATGCTTTTTCTTCCTCTTTGCCGATGCAACGAAATCGTCTCGGCATTCATTAGAGATGCATTTGAAAAACTGCCTGACCGTGAAGGTAATTACAGCAAAGCCAACAGAGACGAGATTGGTATGAAGCAGAGGCTTGACCAAGCTCTTCTCAGTTTTCTTGAACTGATTATGAACTTTGCGATTCTCTATACGCTACTCCCAAAAGAATCGTGGCATAGCAGTCATATCGAGAGGCCCCTTAGCGTCGTCGATGGAGTCTACTACAGCGTGGTTACTATCACGACATTAGGCTATGGGGACTTGGCTCCGAAAAGTACTTTTGCAAAATTTTTATCTGTCTACGAGGTTTTGTCTGGGATTGTTTTACTTGTCGTATGCCTTGGCGTGTATCTCGCTTACGCTGGGCAGGTGAAGAAAGAAATCGCCACAGATATCAAAAAGTAG
- a CDS encoding type I restriction-modification system subunit M: protein MTTTHDIVQKLWKLCKILWGDGVSYHQYVNELTYLLFLKMAEETGKESQLPEEYRWNKLVALDGTEQLTFYKKMLIDLGASGSKLVQDIFANASSFIKEPRNLQKLVSDIDDLDWYSAREEGLGDLYEGLLEKNATESKKGAGQYFTPRRLIECMVDLIQPQAGEIIQDPATGTGGFLIRADAYIKERTDELFSLSTREQEFQRRTAFQGLELVQDVHRLCLMNMMLHGIEGPVETNDTLGPAGASLAKADVIITNPPFGSSAGSGASRRDDFTYPTNNKQFGFLQHIYRGLKPGGRAAVVVPDDILFADNTGRKIRVDLMNKCNLHTVLRLPTGIFYAQGVKTNVLFFQRGETDKGNTKEVWFYDLRTNMPSFGKRTPLTRAHFAEFEKCFGDDPNGGSKRKDQGEEGRFRCFSHKEIIKREDNLNITWLRAEDADHAEDLPEPDVLSAQIIENLGIAMQEMEELSILLDMEQK, encoded by the coding sequence ATGACCACTACACACGATATCGTTCAGAAACTGTGGAAGCTCTGTAAAATCCTTTGGGGTGACGGGGTTTCCTACCATCAATATGTCAACGAACTCACTTACCTCCTCTTTCTCAAGATGGCAGAGGAGACCGGCAAAGAGTCTCAGCTTCCGGAAGAGTACCGATGGAACAAGCTGGTTGCCTTGGATGGCACAGAGCAGCTGACTTTTTACAAGAAGATGTTGATCGACCTTGGCGCGAGTGGCTCGAAGTTGGTGCAGGACATTTTTGCCAATGCCTCCAGCTTCATCAAAGAACCTCGGAATCTGCAAAAGCTGGTCAGCGACATTGATGATCTGGACTGGTACAGCGCACGGGAAGAAGGGCTTGGCGACCTCTATGAAGGGTTACTTGAGAAGAATGCCACGGAGTCGAAGAAAGGGGCGGGGCAGTACTTCACGCCTCGTCGACTTATCGAGTGTATGGTGGACTTGATCCAGCCCCAGGCCGGGGAGATTATTCAGGACCCTGCCACTGGAACTGGTGGTTTCTTGATTCGGGCCGATGCCTACATCAAGGAGCGCACCGATGAATTGTTTTCTCTTTCCACCCGGGAGCAGGAATTCCAGCGCCGCACAGCGTTTCAGGGACTTGAACTGGTGCAGGATGTCCACCGTCTGTGTCTCATGAATATGATGCTTCACGGCATTGAGGGCCCAGTGGAGACAAATGACACCCTTGGTCCTGCCGGGGCTTCGCTAGCAAAAGCTGATGTCATCATCACCAACCCGCCGTTTGGCAGCTCAGCCGGGAGTGGAGCTTCACGACGTGACGACTTCACGTATCCCACCAACAACAAACAGTTTGGCTTTTTACAGCACATCTATCGAGGCCTGAAACCGGGGGGGCGAGCTGCTGTGGTCGTGCCTGACGACATCCTGTTCGCAGACAATACGGGGAGGAAGATTCGGGTAGACCTCATGAACAAGTGCAACCTTCATACGGTTTTGCGTCTGCCCACTGGTATCTTTTACGCCCAAGGCGTCAAGACCAATGTCCTGTTTTTCCAGCGTGGCGAAACCGATAAGGGCAACACCAAGGAAGTCTGGTTCTATGATCTGCGAACAAACATGCCGAGCTTTGGTAAACGTACGCCGTTGACCCGCGCCCACTTCGCTGAGTTTGAAAAATGCTTTGGTGACGACCCAAATGGCGGCTCCAAACGCAAGGACCAAGGCGAAGAAGGCCGCTTTCGCTGTTTCTCCCACAAAGAGATAATCAAGCGCGAAGATAATCTCAATATCACTTGGCTTCGAGCTGAAGACGCCGATCACGCCGAGGACTTGCCGGAACCTGATGTTCTGTCCGCTCAGATTATTGAAAATCTGGGGATTGCGATGCAGGAAATGGAAGAATTGTCGATTCTGCTGGACATGGAGCAGAAATAA
- the hsdR gene encoding type I restriction-modification system endonuclease codes for MPDESTAFQSPNFWFLADHDQLLLKCAAQAERLVFFDPNAALSKIRLFSELLAKQVAVRSAIPLYEGDTAIRVLQRLDDEGVFTAKVNQIFHMLRKAGNIAVHDLGGESKHALDALRFARILAIWFHQAFGKDTAFDPGAFLPPPKPKVVDDSLSDELDELRKKLAKTEKAQLEAQRKADAAYDKLAKTKELLKDTEEQQRQEQALFVERLADLQASVATQSSEEINTTKATLKKVAESSVDLDEKDTRKLIDDQLRDAGWEADSERLSYKAGVRPQKGKNLAIAEWPTKHPETGKRNWADYVLFIGLTPVATVEAKRRRKNVSAALKQAQRYSKGYIIQCDEKLPEESPWGEHVIPFLLSSNGRPFLKQLRTKSGVWFRDVRVPTEIARPLTTWPTPEGLVGLLRQDIPEANDALKKAPSDYLDLRYYQYDAIHAIENEIAKGKREIMTAMATGTGKTRTCIGLAYRLCKAKRFRRILFLVDRTSLGEQTSGAFKDVRVEGHDTFASVYDIKELGDIKPEKDTRLQIATIQGMIKRLLFPSEGELPMPVDQYDCVIVDECHRGYNLDKEMSDTELKFRNQNDYVSKYARVLDHFDAVKIGLTATPALHTTELFGEPVYNYSYRQAVIDGFLVDHEPPVRIRTKLSEEGIKWNKGEEAETIDSITGEVGKWHFKDEVEFDVEEFNKQVLTESFNRVVCEQVAQHIDPSFEGKTLVYCVTDNHADMVVDLLKQAFVNQYGSIEDDAVVKITGQADKPLELIRHFKNEQLPNVVVTVDLLTTGIDVPKITNLVFIRRVKSRILYEQMLGRATRLCEEIGKDWFRIFDAVDLYSALQKYSDMKPVVTTVTVSFGELLRELEKAQDDEVRQVIVNQYRAKFQRKKRLLKDDALDKFVTMTGKEPQAFADDLGERPLGDVVNDLLALQKLAPFLDNLKPPNKVHLISDHEDELRGVERGYGDAEKPEDYLESFKQFIQANKNQVAALKIVLQRPRELTRQQLKELRLFLDEHEYTEVNLRTAWREATNHDIAASIIGFIRRLALGSPLVPYEQRVEQAMKRILASRQWTDPQRKWLERIGKQMRAETIVDRESLDGGEFQAHGGFNRLNRVFGGKLEDVLGEINESLWDEAG; via the coding sequence ATGCCTGACGAATCGACAGCCTTCCAATCTCCTAATTTCTGGTTCTTAGCTGATCACGACCAGCTTCTGTTGAAGTGTGCCGCGCAAGCCGAGCGCCTTGTCTTTTTTGACCCGAATGCGGCCCTTTCCAAAATTCGTCTTTTTAGTGAATTGCTGGCTAAGCAGGTGGCAGTCCGTTCTGCCATTCCTTTGTATGAAGGCGACACGGCTATCCGAGTCTTGCAGCGTCTTGACGACGAGGGAGTCTTCACCGCCAAGGTAAATCAGATTTTTCACATGCTCCGCAAGGCGGGCAATATCGCCGTACATGATCTGGGTGGGGAGTCCAAGCATGCTCTAGATGCGCTCCGGTTCGCCAGAATACTTGCCATTTGGTTTCATCAGGCGTTCGGCAAAGATACGGCCTTTGACCCTGGTGCATTCCTACCACCACCAAAACCCAAAGTGGTGGACGACTCCCTTTCCGACGAATTGGATGAGCTTCGAAAGAAGCTCGCCAAAACAGAGAAGGCTCAGCTTGAAGCGCAACGCAAGGCCGATGCCGCATATGATAAACTGGCGAAGACCAAAGAGCTGCTCAAAGACACCGAGGAGCAACAGAGGCAGGAACAGGCTCTATTTGTTGAACGGCTTGCTGACTTGCAGGCCAGTGTTGCCACCCAGAGCAGCGAAGAGATTAACACAACCAAAGCCACCCTCAAGAAGGTAGCAGAGTCTTCTGTCGATCTTGACGAAAAAGATACCCGTAAACTCATTGACGATCAGCTCAGGGATGCCGGCTGGGAGGCTGACAGCGAACGCCTTTCATATAAGGCTGGCGTCCGCCCTCAAAAAGGAAAGAATCTCGCCATTGCCGAGTGGCCCACAAAGCACCCTGAAACCGGTAAACGCAATTGGGCTGATTATGTCCTATTCATAGGCTTAACTCCTGTGGCTACCGTCGAGGCAAAGCGCAGGCGCAAGAATGTTTCCGCAGCTTTGAAGCAGGCGCAACGCTACAGCAAGGGGTACATCATCCAGTGTGATGAGAAGCTTCCTGAAGAGTCGCCTTGGGGTGAGCATGTCATCCCGTTCTTGCTCTCTTCAAATGGTCGCCCGTTCCTCAAGCAACTTCGCACCAAAAGCGGCGTCTGGTTCCGTGATGTCCGTGTGCCAACTGAAATCGCTCGTCCGTTGACCACTTGGCCTACGCCTGAAGGGCTTGTCGGCCTGTTGAGACAGGATATTCCCGAGGCAAACGACGCACTGAAAAAAGCCCCTTCTGACTATTTGGACCTGCGCTACTATCAGTATGATGCAATCCATGCGATTGAGAATGAGATTGCCAAAGGTAAGCGTGAAATCATGACGGCCATGGCTACCGGAACCGGCAAGACGCGTACCTGCATTGGGTTGGCCTACCGCCTATGTAAGGCCAAGCGGTTCCGTCGCATCCTTTTCCTGGTCGACAGAACGTCTTTAGGGGAGCAGACATCTGGTGCCTTCAAAGATGTTCGAGTTGAGGGTCACGACACCTTTGCCAGCGTGTACGACATCAAAGAGCTTGGAGACATCAAGCCAGAGAAAGATACTCGACTCCAGATTGCTACCATCCAGGGCATGATTAAGCGGCTCCTCTTCCCGTCTGAAGGCGAATTGCCTATGCCCGTTGATCAATACGATTGCGTCATCGTCGACGAGTGCCACCGTGGTTACAATCTCGATAAAGAGATGAGCGATACTGAGCTGAAATTCAGGAATCAGAATGATTATGTATCGAAATACGCTCGCGTGCTGGATCACTTCGACGCTGTAAAAATCGGGCTTACGGCCACTCCTGCCCTTCACACAACAGAGCTGTTCGGTGAGCCGGTTTACAATTATTCCTATAGGCAGGCAGTCATTGATGGATTCCTCGTCGACCATGAGCCTCCTGTGCGGATACGGACCAAACTGAGCGAGGAAGGTATCAAGTGGAACAAGGGCGAAGAGGCTGAAACAATCGACTCCATTACCGGAGAAGTCGGGAAATGGCACTTCAAGGATGAAGTTGAATTCGATGTCGAAGAGTTCAATAAACAGGTCCTGACAGAATCTTTCAACAGAGTAGTCTGCGAACAGGTGGCTCAACATATAGACCCATCTTTCGAGGGGAAAACCCTTGTCTATTGCGTGACCGACAATCATGCCGACATGGTCGTAGATCTCCTCAAGCAAGCCTTCGTCAATCAGTACGGCTCAATTGAAGACGATGCTGTTGTAAAGATCACCGGACAAGCGGACAAGCCTTTGGAGCTTATTCGGCATTTCAAGAATGAACAGCTTCCTAATGTCGTTGTCACCGTTGACCTACTGACCACCGGCATTGACGTTCCCAAGATAACAAACCTCGTTTTCATCCGACGCGTAAAGAGCCGTATTCTCTATGAGCAGATGCTTGGTCGAGCCACCCGGTTGTGTGAGGAGATCGGCAAGGATTGGTTCCGTATCTTTGACGCTGTTGACCTGTACTCCGCATTGCAAAAATATTCGGACATGAAGCCGGTTGTTACCACTGTGACTGTTTCATTTGGTGAACTCTTGCGTGAGTTGGAAAAGGCGCAGGATGACGAGGTGCGGCAGGTCATAGTTAATCAATACAGAGCCAAGTTTCAGCGAAAGAAGCGGCTCTTAAAAGATGACGCGCTCGATAAATTTGTCACCATGACCGGCAAAGAGCCTCAGGCTTTTGCCGATGACTTAGGCGAGCGCCCGCTTGGTGATGTTGTAAACGATCTGTTGGCACTCCAAAAGCTTGCTCCTTTCCTGGACAATTTGAAGCCTCCGAACAAGGTACATCTTATCTCTGACCATGAGGACGAATTACGGGGCGTCGAGCGGGGTTATGGCGATGCCGAGAAGCCGGAAGATTATCTGGAGTCCTTCAAACAGTTCATCCAGGCCAATAAGAATCAAGTGGCAGCGTTGAAAATTGTCCTCCAGCGCCCACGCGAGTTGACCCGACAGCAGCTCAAGGAATTACGCTTATTCCTTGACGAGCATGAGTATACTGAGGTCAACCTACGGACGGCGTGGCGGGAGGCTACCAACCACGATATTGCGGCCTCTATTATCGGCTTTATCCGACGCCTTGCACTGGGTTCCCCGCTGGTGCCTTATGAGCAGCGTGTCGAGCAGGCCATGAAGCGTATTCTTGCCAGCCGCCAGTGGACTGATCCACAGCGGAAATGGTTGGAACGGATCGGTAAACAGATGCGGGCTGAAACCATCGTAGACCGTGAGTCTCTGGATGGTGGCGAGTTCCAGGCACATGGCGGCTTTAATCGCTTGAACCGTGTTTTTGGCGGCAAATTGGAAGATGTTTTAGGAGAAATCAACGAAAGCCTTTGGGACGAGGCTGGTTAA
- a CDS encoding HEPN domain-containing protein — protein sequence MAGELVELKPDETVHKVLISSPARFVGEFRDEDCLLTHSFPRRDNQNPRHFFVFTFSTEPIEKAPGIVIPDYSYIGDIICSYLSVLFGKRFDNHGLLEGSGFHWLPNIDTHDRIYQKSLPHNSDDIRPDFEIPLNLTELSRIKDLIHGQTEDKFGTTFIACSRFYSLALINSERNPEVAYLNLITACERLSNHFDYEAEALLDPQILGLFTCIEQNCGGGNGILKQLKAQLRSIKKKYIKTLLDLVDASFFEKSEAAHQYARLKEDSFEKAIKSAYDLRSRYVHTGSAFGNWVALNHGGGNNEVQFGSPVLQDKELAKIIKKAPTLVGLERIVRYALLQFASRNDAFSPPWTFYNMFSHQ from the coding sequence TTGGCAGGGGAATTAGTAGAGCTAAAACCGGATGAGACTGTTCACAAGGTCCTGATTTCGTCACCAGCTAGATTTGTTGGTGAATTTAGAGACGAGGACTGCTTATTGACGCATTCATTTCCAAGAAGAGATAATCAAAATCCTCGTCATTTTTTTGTCTTCACGTTCTCTACCGAACCAATCGAGAAAGCTCCAGGCATAGTCATTCCTGACTATAGCTATATTGGTGATATAATTTGCTCTTATTTGTCCGTCCTGTTTGGCAAGCGGTTCGACAACCATGGCTTGCTGGAGGGAAGCGGCTTCCATTGGCTTCCGAACATAGATACTCATGACCGCATTTACCAAAAGAGTCTTCCGCACAACTCTGATGACATTCGTCCTGACTTTGAAATCCCCTTAAATCTGACAGAACTGTCCCGTATTAAAGATCTCATACATGGGCAAACTGAAGACAAGTTTGGCACCACATTCATTGCATGCTCTCGGTTCTACTCACTGGCTTTGATCAATAGCGAAAGAAATCCTGAAGTGGCTTATCTTAATCTAATAACAGCATGTGAAAGGCTATCTAACCACTTTGATTATGAGGCTGAAGCGCTGTTAGATCCCCAAATATTAGGGCTATTCACATGTATCGAACAGAATTGTGGTGGCGGAAACGGCATATTAAAGCAACTTAAAGCCCAACTTAGATCAATAAAAAAGAAGTATATAAAAACACTGCTGGATTTAGTGGATGCTTCTTTTTTTGAAAAGTCCGAAGCTGCACATCAATATGCACGATTGAAAGAAGATTCTTTTGAGAAGGCCATTAAGTCTGCCTATGACCTAAGAAGCCGTTACGTTCATACAGGCAGCGCATTTGGAAACTGGGTGGCCCTCAATCATGGCGGAGGCAACAATGAAGTACAATTCGGATCACCAGTCCTTCAGGATAAAGAGCTGGCCAAAATTATAAAGAAAGCTCCAACCCTTGTCGGGCTCGAGCGAATAGTGCGATATGCCTTGCTTCAATTTGCATCAAGGAATGATGCATTCTCCCCACCTTGGACTTTCTACAATATGTTTTCGCATCAATAG